One segment of Aliidongia dinghuensis DNA contains the following:
- a CDS encoding tetratricopeptide repeat protein — translation MSEVTPPHDGVGTPAALFEIAIGHHEAGRIAEAATIYRHILAIDPAHADSLHLLGLVMHQAGDLDGAAALIRHAIEINPAAAPYHNNLGNLLRDLGQRAAAAEHYRRAFDLRPASAEIASNLGTVLRELGQGVDAVACYRRALELSPDAPEILYNLANALADQDQPAEAEASYRACLAARPNHAGASYNLGNLLINLRRWPEAEALYRAVLRLAPDHAAAHNNLGIVVQELGRLDEAEECYRRALQRQPDHADAQYNLGCVCQIDGRLDEATACYERALAIRPNYGAARLALCMAQLPVLYQDELELFRRRTDYLRQLKQLRADAGTVFPLEKLAEGAGASQPFFLAYQGYNDRALQELYGDLLCRTMAARYPTPALHGTSAGGSKIRLGIVSGFFHDHTIWKLFIEGWLKQLDRSRFEVLGYHTGTTHDAETDLARDLCARFVEGGRPTAEWRRLILDDRPEVLLYPEIGMDPMAAQLGALRLAPVQCVSWGHPETTGYATMDVFLSNALMEPPGSGAHYTEELVLLPNLSTYYDPGGAPPAAIGRAALGLREGATVYWSGQAIYKYLPQFDAVFPRIALGAGDCQFVFIEFAKSRAVTNLLRRRLEQAFAAVGLDAADHCVFLPAMDQQRFLAAIGQADVVLDTIGWSGGKSTLDALVQDPAIVTLEGGLMRGRHTAAILRRMQITDTITRSVDDYVAKAIRLGRDPGRRRALRDKVAIGKQQVFRDGAYISALEAFLDARGRQGRGTCVPRPARPWRSAANSAAWA, via the coding sequence ATGAGCGAGGTGACACCGCCGCACGATGGCGTGGGTACCCCCGCAGCCCTGTTCGAAATTGCGATCGGCCACCATGAGGCCGGTCGGATCGCCGAGGCCGCGACGATCTATCGGCACATCCTGGCGATCGATCCTGCCCACGCCGACAGCCTGCATCTCTTGGGCCTGGTGATGCACCAGGCGGGCGATCTCGACGGGGCGGCCGCCCTTATCCGGCACGCAATCGAGATCAACCCGGCGGCGGCACCCTATCACAACAACCTCGGCAACCTGCTGCGCGACCTGGGGCAGCGCGCCGCCGCAGCCGAGCATTACCGGCGTGCGTTCGACCTGCGTCCGGCGAGCGCCGAGATCGCAAGCAATCTCGGCACGGTGCTGCGCGAGCTGGGGCAGGGGGTGGACGCCGTCGCCTGCTACCGCCGTGCCCTGGAGCTCAGTCCCGACGCGCCCGAGATTCTCTACAATCTCGCCAACGCGCTGGCCGACCAGGATCAGCCGGCGGAGGCCGAGGCCAGCTATCGCGCCTGCCTGGCCGCGCGGCCGAACCATGCCGGTGCCTCCTACAATCTCGGCAATCTGCTGATCAACTTGAGGCGCTGGCCCGAAGCCGAGGCGCTCTATCGGGCCGTGCTGCGGCTCGCCCCCGACCACGCCGCGGCCCACAACAATCTCGGCATCGTGGTGCAGGAGCTGGGCCGGCTCGACGAGGCCGAGGAGTGCTATCGCCGGGCGCTGCAGCGCCAGCCGGACCATGCCGACGCGCAATATAATCTCGGCTGCGTCTGCCAGATCGACGGCCGGCTCGACGAGGCGACGGCGTGCTACGAGCGGGCGCTCGCGATCCGGCCCAATTACGGTGCCGCGCGTCTGGCGCTCTGCATGGCGCAACTGCCCGTGCTCTATCAGGACGAGCTCGAGCTGTTCCGCCGCCGCACCGACTATCTGCGTCAGCTGAAGCAGCTGCGCGCGGACGCCGGCACGGTCTTTCCGCTTGAAAAGCTGGCCGAGGGCGCCGGCGCCAGTCAGCCGTTCTTTCTGGCCTATCAGGGCTACAACGACCGGGCGTTGCAGGAGCTCTACGGCGATCTCCTGTGCCGGACCATGGCGGCGCGCTACCCGACGCCGGCGCTCCACGGCACTTCGGCCGGCGGCAGCAAGATCCGGCTCGGCATCGTCAGCGGCTTCTTTCACGACCATACGATCTGGAAACTGTTCATCGAGGGCTGGCTGAAGCAGCTCGACCGGTCGCGCTTCGAGGTGCTGGGCTATCACACCGGCACGACACACGACGCGGAGACGGATCTGGCGCGCGATCTCTGCGCCCGCTTCGTCGAAGGCGGTCGGCCGACCGCCGAGTGGCGGCGCCTCATCCTCGACGACCGGCCGGAGGTGTTGCTCTATCCCGAGATCGGCATGGATCCGATGGCGGCGCAGCTGGGCGCGCTCCGGCTCGCCCCTGTGCAGTGCGTGAGCTGGGGCCATCCGGAGACGACCGGCTATGCGACGATGGACGTGTTCCTCAGCAACGCGCTGATGGAGCCGCCCGGCAGCGGCGCACACTATACCGAAGAGCTGGTGCTGCTGCCGAACCTGTCGACCTACTACGATCCCGGTGGGGCACCGCCAGCCGCGATCGGGCGTGCGGCACTCGGCCTGCGTGAGGGTGCCACGGTCTATTGGTCAGGGCAGGCGATCTACAAGTACCTGCCGCAGTTCGACGCGGTCTTCCCGCGGATCGCGCTCGGCGCCGGCGACTGCCAGTTCGTCTTCATCGAGTTCGCGAAGAGCCGGGCGGTCACGAACCTGTTGCGACGCCGGCTGGAGCAGGCGTTCGCGGCGGTCGGGCTCGATGCGGCTGACCATTGCGTGTTCCTGCCGGCCATGGACCAGCAGCGCTTCCTCGCTGCGATCGGCCAGGCGGACGTGGTGCTCGACACCATCGGCTGGTCCGGCGGCAAATCGACGCTCGACGCGCTCGTGCAGGACCCGGCGATCGTGACGCTGGAAGGCGGGCTGATGCGCGGCCGCCATACGGCGGCGATCCTCCGACGCATGCAGATCACCGACACCATCACCCGCTCGGTCGACGACTATGTCGCGAAGGCGATCCGTCTTGGCCGCGATCCCGGGCGACGGCGAGCGTTGCGCGACAAGGTCGCGATCGGCAAGCAGCAGGTGTTCCGCGACGGCGCCTATATCTCGGCGCTCGAGGCCTTTCTCGACGCGCGCGGCCGGCAGGGCCGCGGCACCTGCGTGCCTCGTCCAGCTCGTCCGTGGCGCAGCGCGGCAAACAGTGCTGCATGGGCCTGA
- the glmS gene encoding glutamine--fructose-6-phosphate transaminase (isomerizing) — MCGIIGIIGKAEVAPLLMEGLRRLEYRGYDSAGIATLVDGRIERRRAEGKLQNLYDRVTQNPIEGTTGIGHIRWATHGAPIERNAHPIATDRVAIVHNGIIENFAEIKAEMLAQGREFTSDTDTEAVAVLLTSYLEAGASPTEAVAKTLPRLHGIFAMTILFAGYPELLICARRGAPAAIGYGNGKGEMYMGSDALALAMLTQRITYLEEGDWAVLSPTGAQLFDADNRPVERPIKQTALSGAMIGKGNHRHFMHKEIYEQPAVIGDTLSTFVNPATRTVALQDLPFDLAEVSRVTIVACGTSFHSALVAKYWFEKLARISVEVDIASEFRYRAAELPEGGLALFISQSGETADTLAALRYAKSQKQHVAVLVNQPESSMAREADVMLQTLCGPEIGVASTKAFTAQLAVLACFAIAVARARGKIDTQREAELATALAEVPSRIAEVLADEEAIEALGKSLIDARDVLYLGRGTSYPLALEGALKLKELSYIHAEGYAAGEMKHGPIALIDDQMPVIVVAPHDELFEKTASNVQEVLARGGKVIMMSDAAGIAAFPGKTLATIRLPDCDPFVAPILYSIPLQLLAYHTAVHKGTDVDQPRNLAKSVTVE; from the coding sequence ATGTGCGGCATCATCGGCATCATCGGCAAGGCAGAGGTGGCGCCCCTTCTCATGGAAGGCCTGCGCCGGCTCGAGTACCGGGGCTACGATTCGGCTGGCATCGCGACGCTCGTCGACGGGCGGATCGAGCGGCGCCGGGCCGAGGGCAAGCTCCAGAATCTCTACGATCGCGTGACCCAGAACCCGATCGAGGGCACGACCGGCATCGGCCATATCCGGTGGGCGACCCACGGCGCGCCGATCGAGCGCAATGCGCACCCGATCGCGACCGACCGCGTCGCCATCGTCCATAACGGCATCATCGAGAATTTTGCCGAGATCAAGGCGGAGATGCTCGCCCAGGGCCGCGAATTCACCAGCGACACCGATACCGAGGCGGTTGCGGTCCTCCTGACCAGCTATCTCGAAGCCGGCGCCAGCCCGACGGAGGCGGTGGCAAAGACGCTGCCGCGCCTGCACGGCATCTTCGCGATGACGATCCTGTTCGCGGGCTATCCCGAGCTCCTGATCTGCGCCCGGCGCGGCGCGCCGGCGGCGATCGGCTACGGCAACGGCAAAGGCGAGATGTATATGGGCTCGGACGCGCTCGCGCTCGCGATGCTGACCCAGCGCATCACCTATCTGGAAGAGGGCGACTGGGCGGTGCTGTCGCCGACCGGTGCCCAGCTGTTCGATGCCGACAACCGGCCGGTCGAACGGCCGATCAAGCAGACGGCGCTGTCGGGCGCCATGATCGGCAAGGGCAACCATCGCCACTTCATGCACAAGGAGATCTACGAGCAGCCGGCGGTCATCGGCGATACGCTCTCGACCTTCGTCAACCCGGCGACCCGCACCGTGGCGCTGCAAGACCTGCCGTTCGACCTGGCCGAGGTCTCGCGCGTCACCATCGTCGCCTGCGGCACCTCGTTCCATTCGGCGCTGGTGGCCAAATACTGGTTCGAGAAGCTGGCCCGCATCTCGGTCGAGGTCGATATCGCGAGCGAGTTCCGCTACCGCGCCGCCGAATTGCCGGAGGGCGGCCTGGCGCTCTTCATCTCGCAGTCGGGCGAGACGGCCGACACGCTTGCAGCGCTCCGCTACGCCAAGAGCCAGAAGCAGCATGTCGCCGTCCTGGTCAACCAGCCGGAAAGCTCCATGGCGCGCGAGGCCGACGTCATGCTGCAGACCCTGTGCGGTCCCGAGATCGGCGTCGCTTCGACCAAGGCCTTCACGGCGCAGCTGGCTGTGCTCGCCTGCTTCGCGATCGCGGTCGCGCGGGCACGCGGCAAGATCGACACCCAGCGCGAGGCCGAGCTTGCGACGGCGCTCGCCGAAGTGCCGTCGCGCATCGCCGAGGTGCTGGCCGACGAGGAGGCGATCGAGGCGCTCGGCAAGTCGTTGATCGACGCGCGCGACGTGCTCTACCTCGGTCGTGGCACCTCCTATCCGCTGGCGCTCGAAGGGGCCTTGAAGCTCAAGGAGCTGAGCTACATCCATGCCGAGGGCTACGCTGCCGGCGAGATGAAGCACGGGCCGATCGCGCTTATCGACGATCAGATGCCCGTCATCGTCGTAGCGCCGCACGACGAGCTGTTCGAGAAGACCGCGTCCAACGTCCAGGAGGTGCTGGCGCGCGGCGGCAAGGTGATCATGATGTCGGATGCGGCCGGCATCGCCGCATTCCCAGGCAAGACGCTGGCCACCATCCGCCTGCCGGACTGCGATCCGTTCGTGGCGCCGATCCTCTATTCGATCCCGCTGCAGCTGCTCGCCTACCACACCGCCGTCCACAAGGGCACGGACGTGGACCAGCCGCGCAATCTCGCGAAGAGCGTCACGGTCGAATAG
- the glmU gene encoding bifunctional UDP-N-acetylglucosamine diphosphorylase/glucosamine-1-phosphate N-acetyltransferase GlmU produces the protein MSRNRLAVVVLAAGKGTRMKSALPKVMHEIAGRPMLRHVLDTCAGLDPDRMVVVAGPDMPSVEAAAVPHAIAHQLEQRGTGHAVGCARAALGEAPFDAVLVVYGDTPLITVETLARMVEERERTGAAVVVLGMRVAPPNAYGRLVLDGSGDLDAIVEAVEASPGILALDLCNSGVMVIDGAALFGLVDRVRDDNSKGEFYLTDIVGIARGDGRRARVVEAPADELVGVNSRADLAAAEAILQQRLRAAAMANGATLVDPASVFLAADTVLGRDVVIGPQVVFGPGVTVGDRVQIKPFCHIEGARIGAGAIIGPFARLRPGTVLADDVHIGNFVELKNAEMGPGAKANHLTYLGDATIGGGSNIGAGTITVNYDGFGKYRTEIGARAFIGSNSSLVAPIKIGDGAMTAAGSVVTHDVEADAIAIGRARQVDKPGRAAEFRALQRAKHKK, from the coding sequence ATGTCTCGGAACCGGCTGGCGGTGGTCGTGCTCGCGGCGGGCAAGGGGACGCGGATGAAATCGGCCCTGCCCAAGGTGATGCACGAGATCGCCGGGCGACCGATGCTGCGCCATGTGCTCGACACCTGTGCCGGGCTCGACCCGGACCGGATGGTCGTGGTTGCCGGCCCCGACATGCCGAGCGTCGAGGCTGCGGCCGTCCCTCATGCGATCGCCCATCAGCTGGAACAGCGCGGCACCGGCCATGCGGTCGGCTGCGCCCGTGCGGCACTCGGCGAAGCGCCGTTTGACGCGGTACTCGTCGTCTATGGCGACACGCCGCTCATCACGGTCGAGACGCTCGCCCGCATGGTTGAGGAGCGGGAGCGGACCGGCGCCGCGGTCGTCGTGCTCGGCATGCGCGTGGCGCCGCCCAACGCCTACGGCCGCCTGGTGCTCGACGGCTCGGGCGATCTCGACGCGATCGTCGAGGCCGTGGAGGCCTCGCCCGGGATCCTGGCGCTCGATCTCTGCAATTCGGGCGTGATGGTGATTGATGGCGCGGCGCTGTTCGGCCTCGTCGACCGGGTGCGCGACGACAACAGCAAGGGCGAATTCTATCTGACCGACATCGTCGGCATCGCGCGCGGCGACGGGCGGCGCGCGCGCGTCGTCGAGGCGCCGGCCGACGAGCTGGTCGGCGTCAATTCCCGCGCCGACCTGGCGGCGGCCGAGGCGATCCTGCAGCAGCGCCTGCGCGCGGCCGCAATGGCCAACGGCGCGACGCTCGTCGATCCGGCGAGCGTGTTCCTGGCGGCCGACACGGTTCTGGGCCGCGATGTGGTGATCGGCCCGCAGGTCGTGTTCGGCCCCGGCGTCACGGTCGGCGACCGGGTGCAGATCAAGCCGTTCTGCCATATCGAGGGCGCCCGGATCGGTGCCGGCGCCATCATCGGCCCGTTCGCGCGCCTCCGGCCCGGCACCGTGCTGGCGGATGACGTCCATATCGGCAATTTCGTCGAGCTCAAGAACGCCGAGATGGGCCCGGGGGCGAAGGCCAACCACCTCACGTATCTGGGCGACGCCACGATCGGCGGCGGGAGCAACATCGGCGCCGGCACGATCACCGTGAACTACGACGGGTTCGGCAAGTACCGCACCGAGATCGGCGCGCGCGCCTTCATCGGCTCCAACAGCTCGCTCGTGGCGCCGATCAAGATCGGCGACGGCGCCATGACCGCGGCCGGCAGCGTGGTCACGCACGATGTCGAGGCGGACGCGATCGCCATCGGCCGCGCGCGCCAGGTCGACAAGCCGGGCCGTGCCGCGGAGTTCCGCGCGCTCCAGCGCGCCAAGCACAAGAAGTAA
- the gph gene encoding phosphoglycolate phosphatase (PGP is an essential enzyme in the glycolate salvage pathway in higher organisms (photorespiration in plants). Phosphoglycolate results from the oxidase activity of RubisCO in the Calvin cycle when concentrations of carbon dioxide are low relative to oxygen. This enzyme is a member of the Haloacid Dehalogenase (HAD) superfamily of aspartate-nucleophile hydrolase enzymes (PF00702).): protein MTAKQLILFDLDGTLIDSAGDLHDAVNRMLAALDRAPLTLTQVIGMIGNGVPTLVKRALAASPGAPVEHETAMIHFNRAYDAEPTRLTTVFPGVATTLELLAATGRQLAVCTNKHESSARHILGKLGLAQYFRHLIAGDSLPFRKPDPRVITETLSRLKLTTGDAVMVGDSEVDAATAAAAGVDFILMTYGYHHGPVEAIAADHRLDRFADLAPLFV, encoded by the coding sequence ATGACGGCGAAGCAATTGATCCTGTTCGACCTCGACGGCACGCTCATCGACAGCGCCGGAGACCTGCACGACGCGGTCAATCGGATGCTGGCAGCACTCGATCGCGCGCCGCTGACGCTCACGCAAGTGATCGGCATGATCGGGAACGGCGTGCCGACGCTGGTCAAGCGCGCGCTGGCCGCGAGCCCGGGCGCCCCCGTCGAGCACGAGACGGCGATGATCCATTTCAACCGGGCCTATGATGCGGAGCCGACACGGCTGACGACGGTCTTTCCCGGCGTGGCGACGACGCTCGAGCTGCTCGCGGCGACCGGCCGGCAGCTTGCCGTCTGCACCAACAAGCACGAATCCTCGGCGCGCCATATTCTGGGCAAGCTCGGGCTCGCCCAGTATTTCCGCCACCTGATCGCCGGTGACAGCCTGCCGTTCCGCAAGCCGGATCCACGCGTCATCACGGAAACGCTGTCGCGCCTCAAGCTCACGACCGGGGATGCGGTGATGGTCGGCGACAGCGAGGTCGATGCCGCCACGGCCGCAGCCGCGGGCGTCGATTTCATCCTGATGACCTACGGCTATCACCATGGCCCGGTCGAGGCGATCGCGGCCGACCACCGGCTCGACCGATTCGCCGATCTCGCTCCTCTATTCGTATAA
- a CDS encoding Hpt domain-containing protein, with protein MDEQPGIDVPSALARLGGNRPLLSRLLAEFGRTQADAVTAIRRALGEGALEEATRRAHTLKGVAGNLSAMRLARVVTDVEMGLRSGETTGMEPLLAELDYAMAEVLSGLTPAEPVPVAAPTPAPAAVDLKLLMTALDALLARNSLAARRELMGVRTALDEKGVDSSVLAGAIDRLAFAEARRVLRELAIVLSISLPPL; from the coding sequence ATGGATGAACAGCCCGGCATCGATGTCCCATCGGCTCTCGCGCGGTTGGGGGGCAATCGCCCGCTTCTGTCTCGCCTGCTGGCGGAATTCGGCCGGACCCAGGCCGATGCCGTGACGGCGATCCGCCGCGCGCTGGGCGAGGGCGCGCTTGAGGAGGCGACGCGCCGGGCCCATACGCTCAAGGGGGTTGCCGGCAATCTTTCCGCGATGCGGCTCGCGCGGGTCGTCACCGACGTCGAGATGGGCCTCCGTTCGGGCGAGACGACGGGCATGGAGCCGCTGCTCGCTGAACTCGACTATGCCATGGCGGAGGTGCTGTCCGGCCTGACGCCGGCCGAACCGGTGCCCGTCGCAGCACCGACACCGGCGCCGGCCGCGGTCGACCTCAAGCTGCTGATGACCGCGCTCGACGCGCTGCTCGCCCGGAATTCCCTTGCCGCCCGACGGGAGCTCATGGGGGTGCGGACGGCGCTCGACGAGAAGGGCGTCGACAGCAGCGTGCTGGCCGGTGCCATCGATCGTCTGGCGTTCGCCGAGGCGCGGCGTGTGCTCCGCGAATTGGCGATCGTGCTGTCGATCAGCCTGCCGCCGCTTTGA